The genomic interval CGCGAATCACCGCCTGGGCGGACACAGATTGTGCATAGTTCACCAGCAGTCCGGAAAAACTGTCCACCTCCACTCTGGGGATGTCGCGCACCGCCTCCAGGATCAGCTCGCGACGCTCGGCCTCAGTGAACATCGGCGATTTATTCATGTTGCGCGCCACCGCAACGATCACCCGGTCGAACAGAGTAACAGCCCTTTTAATGATGTCGATGTGCCCATAGGTGATCGGATCAAAAGAGCCCGGATAGATGGCGGTTCGTTCACTGTTCATAGCAGATCCCGTAAAAAAGTACCCTGGTGTCTCCCAACCCCTTTTGCTTCTTCTCATAAAAGCCCGGAACCGCAGGCAGTGGATTGCGAGAGCCGGATTCATAGATCAGCAGTCCCTGTTCGGTCAGGAGCCGCCGGATAAAAATGAGCCGCATGATTTCATCGAAAGCGTTAAATCGGTAGGGCGGATCGGCAAAAAGAAGGTCCACCGGCGTTGCCGTCTTTTGTAAAAAACTGCGCGCCTCCATGCGAAACACCTCTGTCGGCTGCGCCACCCAAACAAGGTTTTTTCTAATCAACTCTACGGCTTGAAGCGAATGGTCCACAAAGACGGCGGAACGCGCGCCCCGGCTCAACGCTTCGATCCCTAGACCACCAGTCCCGGCAAACAGATCCAGGACTGCGGCCTCACGAACCAGCGCACCAAGATATGAAAAGATAAATTCGCGATTGCGATCAGAGGTGGGCCGCAGCCACTCCCCTTTTGCCGTGACCAGCTTTCGACCTTTGTATTGTCCGGCAATGATGCGCATGGATCTTTAGGCTAAGCCGGCTGAGCCAGTTCCAAACGCAGCACAAAAGTCGCGGCCGCCTCCCGGGAGTCCAGTAGAATCAGTTTGGCGACCTGCAGGTTCCAGCCCTTGGCAGCCAGCTGCCGGCCGAACGCTTCGAACTCGGACTGATCGCCGCGAACTTTGATAAAGATCGGCGTGCGACGGCTGTTGTTCTTGATGATGGTCTTTTGTGGCGTGATCTCCACCACCGACAGACCGGTTGTTCGGGCGAGCTTGCGGATTTCCGCACTGACCGTTTCTGCGTTCAGGCCGGTCTGGGACCAGCCCGACGATGGCGGCGCGGCATACGTCGCAGTCATAAGGGTGCGCATGCCGCCGGCCTGACTGGCGGTCGGAGAGACGGTAAACTCGCAGGGGATCTGCTGCCGCAGATCCGCATACAGCTTTTCAAGCGTCGTCCGGTCGGGGTTGGTCACCTCCAGTGAAAAGGAGCTCTCATCCATCACTAGAGTGCCCAGCTTGACTGCCGGCGGAGTGGCGGCGAGGATCTTCGAGAAGACCGTCATCACGGTGGCCATGACATCGCCGTCTGTCCGCATCGGCGCCGTAACCGTCGGCGCAACCGCAGGTGGCGCGGCCACGTGTGACTCAGCCACTGGGGGGGAGATCGAACTGGTGGGCGTGTCAACGGTCAAGGCGGTATCGCTCGTTGCCGGGACAGCCGGCGCCGGTTTTTCCCGCGGCGGCGCCATGCTCACTGGGTGCGTACTGCGTTTGCCCAACCGCTTGATAAAATCCAAATCTCCCGGCTTGTAGAAAAAGCCGAAATAGGTGGCTGCAGCAATGGCGGCGAGCAGGAGGAGGATCATTAAAATGGGGAAAACGTAACTCTTGCTTTTGGGCGGCCGTTCGTACTCTAAATAATCTAAAGAGGCTCCGCGCGGAGACTGCTCGAATATCGGCTCCTCCAACGCCGGCGCGGGTTCATACTCAAACGGCTGCGGTTCCGGCGCTGCTTCGGCCTCCGTCATCTGCCGCTGATCTATCAATAAATTCATACGATCCCCATCCAGTTGAGACGCAGGTGAACAATCATGAAAAAAACAAACCGATCATCGACAAAAAGGAACCCGCCTGTCCGCGCGCAAGCTGCTGTTCAACAGGACTCAAGGTGTGGTGCAGATTCCGCAAAGGATCGATCAGGACGAATTCAGATGTCCGCATCAGCGGCTGCAGCGAACCCAGCACTTCGCGGCTGAAATCTGTCTCCGCCAGGTACACTTGATCGATATTTTTCAACAGAACCTCATCGCCAAGCGTGTCCAGCAAGCGTAGGATCTCGTCGTTTATAAAGCCGGCGGTCTCTTCGGCCCGGGCAGGATTCGAGGTCCTGGGCTGCAACTCGGTGCGCAAGGTGGAGATCTGCGACGACAACAGTGCGCCGTTTCGCATCAGGGACAGATACAGCTTACCGTCCCGAGGGCGCATAAAGATGGACAGGCCTTCGGTCAAACGGTCGATCACAACGGCCAATCCCCGGGCAGCGCTCAACACATCCACATCCACCTGTCGCAGCTTCAACCGCGTCCTGGCAAAGATCGCCTGCAGATGTTGCAGAATGACCTTACGGATCGCGGCCACGATGTATCCATCCAGCGTCTCGGTCTCCACCGGCACCCGTTCATAGCTGACGTTGTATTCATCGCGCGGGGCCGCTAAAAACTGCTCCATCTCCCATTCGATATGCTGACGGAGATCGCTTTCGCTCAAACCCCGGTCCACGCGCAGCCGTTTCAACAGCAAATAGCCCTCATCAACAGCCAGCGCCGCCTGGCCTTCGGCGATCCCCCGTTCTTCCAGCATCGACGAGATGGCCGCGGATTGACGCAGGACCTGTTCTTCATCCAAACAGGCGCTGTAATCAAAACGTCCGTTCAGCGGGATTGCACCGGCCGCCGACAACAGAGGCGCCGGATTAAAAGTCACTACGACATAATGGATGCGGTCTGGATGAAAGATCATGCCGATTTGCGTGCTTGCTTTTTCCATAGCTTTTGCGCCACCCCTTCCAAGGAGTTTTTCTATTCGATCGCCAGATAGGCCTCGATCTTTGTCAAAGTTTTTTTACCGATGCCCTTTACCTTGAGCAGATCACCCGTCGACTGGAACGGTCCATGCTCCAGCCGATAGGCGACGATGCGCTGCGCCAGAACCGGTCCGATCCGCGGCAGCCGGGCAATCTCGCTCTCCATGGCTTGGTTGATGTTGATCTTCCCGGACAAAAGGCGCTGCTTTTGCTTCTCCAGCACCGTTGCCGCCGGGGTTGTCAGCGGCGCCTGTAAAGCTCTGTATGCCGTGGTCTGCTCCGCGCGCCAATCCGTGCGCACTGTTTCGGCAGCGGTTTTGCGATAGAGTTGCAAAAGACACCCGAGCATAAACAGCGGTAAAAAAATCAATAAAAACTTTTCTTCTTTTTTACTGAGTGAAAGCATGACGGTGAATCCGGGCATAGGTATAGACCGTAATCCCGCAGAAGGAGGAAGAACCCTGCAACGCAGAAGCTTACCAGGGTGGTTCCGACCGACTAAAGAATCGCTTCCTTCATTTTCTCAAAAAACGAACGATCCGCTTTGTTGGGCTTGGTGTTTTCCTGCTGGGCCAACTCTTTGAAAAGCTGCTTCTCCTTCTCGGTCAGTTTTGTCGGTGTGAACACCTGAACCCGGATCAATTGATCCCCTTTGCCGTTGCCGTGCAAAAGCGGCAGCCCTTTGCCGCGCATGCGCAGAATCTTGCCGCTCTGCGTGCCAGGGGCGATCTGAATTTTCGCCTTGCCCGTGATTGTCGGCACTTCCACCTCATCGCCCAGGGCCGCTTGACTGAAACTTAACACCAGATGACACACCAAGTCGTTCCCGTGCCGGTCAAAATGCGCATGCGGCTCCTCTTCGATGATGATGAGCGCGTCTCCGGGAGGCCCTTTGCGCGGCCCGGCGTTCCCTGCATTTCGCAGAGTAATGAATTGTCCTTCCGCCACACCGGCCGGGATTTCCACTTCCATCGTGGTTTCGCCGCGCACGCGGCCGTCTCCCCGGCATTCGCTGCAGGGCTGGCTGTTGATTTTCCCTTCGCCCTGACAGCGATCGCAGGTACGGCTGACGGTAAAGAACCCCTGGCGGTACGCCACTTCGCCGCGCCCTTGGCACTGCGGACAGGTGGCGGGTGTTGTGCCTGGTTTGGCGCCGCTGCCGTCACAGCGTTCGCAGCGAACCATTTTTTTGATTTTCAGTTTTTTGGATACGCCGGAGGCGATCTCCTCCAGCGTCAGTTTGAGACGGATCTGCAGGTCTGATCCGCGCTGGACCGTGCGTCGGCCGCCGCCGCCCATATTGAACAGATCGCCGAACCCTCCGCCGCCGAATACTTCACGGAAAATATCAAAAGGATCAAAGCCGCTAAAACCGCCGCCGTAACCGCCGTTGCCGCGCATGCCCGAGCGGCCGAATTGGTCATATTGACGCCGCTTCTGAGGATCGGAGAGAATCGCATAGGCTTCGCCGATCTCTTTGAACTTTTCTTCCGCTGTTTTATCGCCCGGATTTTTATCCGGGTGGTATTGCATCGCTAGCTTGCGATAGGCTTTTTTTATTTCCTCGGGTTCCGCCGAACGACGGACGCCCAATATTTCATAATAATCTTTTTCTTCCATGCCCATCTTATCCGACGCTCACCGTTTCGATCCGCGCCGGAACCGCTCCTTTCTATTTGCTGACGATCACCTGCGCGTGCCGAAGCACCCGGTCGCGAAACGTATAGCCTTTTTTATGCTCCTCGACTACCAGGTCCGGGGCTTTGCCCTCCACCGGCACATGCAACAAGGCGTCGTGCTTTTCTGGATCAAACGGCTGGTCCACTGCATTCATCGCCGCCAGCCCGGCGTCCTGAAGAATCCGCATAAAGTTTTTATATACCAGCCGGACCGCCTCGACCATCGCCTCAGCGCTGGCGGCCGTTTTTCCCGCTGATAGAATGCGCTCCAAATCGTCCACGACCGGCAACATCGACAATACCAAATCCGCATTGGCATTCAGTAGGATGACGCCCAGATCCCGTTCCGTGCGCTTACGATAATTATCAAATTCCGCGGCCAGCCGCAGCAACTGTTCCTTGATCTGGAGATTTTCCTCCTGCAGGATCCGCAGACGCTCCTGCAAACCTTCCTCCGGCTCCGGGGCTTTAACGACGCCGTCATCAGGGGCTTCTACGGATTCGAGCTCTTGATCGGTTTTTTTCTCTTCCATATCCGTGGTTCGTGCACTCCCTTATCTGCCGATTAAATATCCCAAGGTTTCCGACATGAATTTAACCAGGCCGATGATCTTTTCATACGGCATGCGCGTGGGTCCGATGATCCCGATGGTGCCCACGGTGTCCTGTACATGATATGTGGTGGTAATGACGCTGCAATGCTTCATCAGCTCCTCTTTGTTTTCCTCCCCGATAACGATGGACACGCCTTCCTGCGCATGCTCGCTGAGCACTCGCATGAGAATGTCGCGCCGGTCGATGAGATTCAGAATCGCGCCCACCTTTTCCCGTGAAGCGTATTCGGGATGCTTCAGCATGGTGCGGGTACCGGCCATATAGATATCCGCCGAGGGCTCGCAAGTGACCAGTTTTTCGGTTTTTCCTTTCAACGTCTGTAGAACGGATTTGATTTTTTCGTCCAAATCCCGAAAGCGCTCGTCAAAATCGGCAAACTGCTCACCCACAGACAAACCGTACAACCGTTCGTTCAACAGCTGACTGACCGCTCCGATTACGCTGGCAGGAATATCGGGGTTGATCTCCACGATCACCGTTTTAACCAGCCCGGCGGTTATGCTGAGCACAAACAGCACCTTGTCGTCGGCCAGAGGGACTAGTTCGATTTTTTCGATTTTGCCTTTCTGAAAACGCGGCGCCAGCACCACGCCCAACTGCTGCGAGATATCGCTCAACACCAAAGAGGCGTGTTCGACAATGGCGTCCAGATCGCGGGTAAACAGAGCCAGCTGTTCATAGACCTGTTTTTTTTCCGCATTGGTGAGATGGGCGCCCTCCATCATCCCATCCACGTACAGTCGATAGCCGGAATCCGTCGGCACCCGGCCGGCGGAGGTGTGCGGCTGGGCTAAATACCCTTTATCCTCCAAATCCATCATCACATTACGGATGGTGGCGGGACTTAGGTTTAGGTCCGTATATTTGGACAGATAACGAGAACCCACCGGTTCAGCCGATTCAATAAACGTCTGAACGATGGATAGAAATACCTGTCGCTCTCTTTCAGTAAGTTGTTCGAACGCCATAGGGCCGAAACACACTATTTCGAATTTAATTAAATTAGTGATTCAAATAAGCACAGTCAAGAGAAATCTGCCGCCCGCAGGGCGTAAAAATCGCCGGCAAGGTCTGCGAGGCGCTAGAGATACCGTTTGATGCCGATGCAGCCGCCCATCAAGCCCAAAACGCCTCCGGCCGCGATCAACAGGCCGCCTTTTTCCAAACCCTGCAGATGAAAGCCGCTGAGCAGACCACCGATCATTGAATAAATCCAATGCAAGACCAACAAGGCCAGAAGGCCGCCGAGCAATCCCTGCGCCACGCCTTCGATGATCAGCGGCGCACGGATGAACGACGCGGTGGCGCCGACGAGCCGCATGGTGTCGATGCGCTCCTTTTGTGATCCGATGACCAGCCGGATGTTGTTGGCCACCAACAGCAGAGACCCCCCCGCGACAAACAAAAGCAGAAAAAGATTGATGCGCGAGGCGGCGTCCGCATACCGATTCAACAGCCGCAATGTTTTATAATGGCTGACCGCCTCCTCCACGCCCGGTTCCGCCTGGATTCGCTCGGCCACACCACGGATGCCGGTTTCAGTACGATAGGAATCCAGCACGTCGATGACAAACGAAGCGGGCAGCGGATTTTCATCCATCAGAGAGAATAGCTCATTGCCGAATTCGCGCTGAAACGCAGCCGCCGCATCGGCCTTGGAAACATAGGTGATCCGCGCCACGCCGGCCACATGCTGCAGCCGGACGCGCAGCGGCTCTATCTGACTCTCCGCCAGGCCGTCGGAGAGATAGGCGTGGATCTGCACCTGACTGCTTAACGAATGCACCAGCTGCTGGAGGTTGATCCAAAGCAAGCCGAAAAAGCCGAGCAGCACCAACAGAAACATGATGGTGAATACCGAGAGCAAAGAAGACAGCCATGCCCGCTTAATATGCATCGCACAGGTTTTAACCAAATAGGACAGACGCATCACCGTTCATCTCCTATCAACCGCTGATCAGGCCGTTTCTGATAAAGACCACACGGCCCTGATAACGTTTGACCATCTCATAGTTGTGCGTGGCCATCAGCACTGAAGCGCCGCGCTCATTGATGCGCTGCAGCAGCCGCATGATGTGTTCGGCGGTCTCGGGGTCGAGATTGCCCGTCGGTTCGTCGGCCAACAGCAGCCGCGGCTCGTTGACAATGGCGCGCGCCAACGCCACCCGCTGCTGTTCGCCGCCAGAAAGCTCCTGCGGCCGCTTCCGCGCCTTGTGGCTCAATCCCACATCGGCGAGAACCCGCAGCACCCGCCGTTTGATCTCCTTGCGGTTTTTTCCTATAACCTCCAACACAAAAGCGAGGTTATCAAACACATCCCGGTCCGTGAACAATCGAAAGTCCTGAAACACGATGCCGATGGAACGGCGTACGTAGGGGATGTCCCGCGCTTTGCTGAACAGAGAATGATAGCTGCCCACCCGCACGTGCCCCTCGCTGGGACGCAGTTCCAGATACAGAGTTTTAAGAACCGTAGTCTTGCCGGCGCCGCTGGGGCCGACTAAAAAAACAAACTCTCCCGGCGCGATGGACAGGGTTGCCTGTTCCACACCGTCGCCATTGGCGTAGGTCACCCGTACCTTGTGCAGTTCAGCATAGGGCATGGTCGGTTCGTGTTCCATCATCCCCTCCTCACTCCAGCCGCAGAACCGTGGCTGTGCGGGGCGGGGGCTACAACTTTTTTAACTACAAAATGCACCCGCTCCGCTTTTTCGTTGGCAGGCAAAAACGTAAAGTCCGAATAACAGGCCTGCAGCTGAAAAGGGGTCTCCGCAATATAGCCGCGCACCGTGTCCAGGGGCAAAATTTTCTGGCGATGCACTTCCTTAAACAGTACCTTGGGGGTTTCCGCCAGCCGGATTTTGAACTCATTGACCTGAATGCTGCCGCGGGGTTGAAAATAGCTGGTCCGCAAATAATTGCCGCCGGGGGTGGTGTCTTTTTGCGTGTAGCGCTGAAACACCGTCGTCGAGTTGTACAGCGTGCTGATGTCGAAAATAAAAATACCCCCGAGCGGCAGCAGCTGATGGATGGAGCGCAAAGCGGCCAGCCAATCCGCCTGCGTCATCAAATAGTTCATACTGTCATAAGTAGACAAAACCGCCTGCGGCGCCCAGTTCGCGCCGAGAGAACGCAGGTCACCGCACCAGAACCGCTGCGCGCCGACCTTTTTCCGGGCCACCCGCAGCATGGGCCAGGCGGCATCACAGCCGTAGACCGTCAGGCCGGCGTCGGCCAGATGGCGGCACAGAGAGCCGGTCCCGCAGGAGACATCCAACACGTGCTCAACCCGGTCCCCGTGCTGTTTGAACAAACTCAAAAGATACCGCGCCCAGTGGTCATAGTCGACATGTCCCATCACATAATCATAGATAGGCGCCAGGGCGCTGTACGGCGCGGTTAAGCGGACGGCGCGGTCGATCTTTTTCTTTCTCGGCAGAATGGCGCTCATCCGGCGATCACCTTGACAAAAAAACTCCGACTGCGCGGACCATCGAATTCGGCAAAATAGATCCCCTGCCAGGTTCCCAGCACCAGAGCACCGGCAGCCACCAGCAGCGTCACCGTCGGCCCGAACAGGGATGATTTGATGTGCGCCGCCGAGTTGCCCTCCTCGTGACGGTAGTTATCCTGAAAAGGCACTGCTTTGTTCACCGCCTGAATCATATCCGCCACTACATCGGGATCAGCGTTTTCATTGATGGTCACGCCGGCGGTGGTGTGCGGAACAAAGATCACGCACACCCCTTCCTCGATCCCGCTCTCCGTCACCACTTCCTCCACTCGACGGGTGATGTCGATCAATTGCACCCGGTCGCGCGTGGACAAGGCGATGCGAACGCTTTTCATCATCTCCCTCCGACGCTTTTCGCTTTGCTTTCGGTCAGGTCTTCTGCTCCTTTTTTTTTGCCGCAGGAAACAAAATATTGTTCAGGATCAGCCGGTAGCCGGGGGAGTTTTTGTGCAGCGCCAGTTGCGTGGGCGGATCATTGACAAAATGCTGGTAATCCTCCGGGTCGTGGCCACCGTAAAAAGTAAAGGTTCCCCGTCCCCAGTTGCCGTGAAGATATTTGACCTGATCCGTCCCTACTGCTTCGCCCAGCACTACTACTGATTTTTTAATCCGGGCGCGATGATAACCTGTCGTCTGTCCCATAAACCCCTTGACGGCTGACACGTGGTTCTGCGTGAGCATGGTTGGAACCGGGTCGTATTTTGCGGAAAACTCGAACAGTGTAAAATAGTCCGCCTCAGCGCCGCGCAAAACCGGCGCATAACTCGGAGGAATGTCGATATCAGAAAATTCGTACACCAAAGGATTAAATTCCAAATGGAAATCGGTAAACGCAAAAGTCTGGCTGAAATCGAGTTTAGCTTGCGCCGCGGGGTCAACGCCGTCGCCATCGAAAACCGCATCCACGATATCCACCTGGCCGGCTGCCAGCGCGATGTCATACGTGTCTGTAGCAGAACACATGGCGAACAGAAATCCGCCGCCCGCGACATACTCTTTGATCGCTTGCGCCACGGCACGCTTGAGCAGCGACACCTTGCCATAGCCCAACTTTTTCGCAGCCGCTTCATTCTTGCGCACTTCATCCTGGTACCACTCGGCATTACGATAATTGGCGTAAAATTTACCATACTGACCGGTAAAATCTTCATGATGCAGATGCAACCAATCGAATCTTTCCAGTGAATGGTTCAACACCTCTTCGTCCCAAACGGTTTCATACGGGATCTCGGCGTAATCCAACGCCAGCAGCACCGCGTCATCCCAGGCCTGTTTGTTAGGCGGCGCATAGATGGCGATGTCCGGGGCTTTTTCGAGCAGCATCACATCCATGTTTTCCCGCTCGATGACGCTGTATATCTGCGCCGCCTCTGCGCTGTTGACCGGAACAAAGGAGACACCGCGCACGCGCAGCTCGCGCTCCAGCGCCGGAGAATAATCAGTCATAAATGCGCCGCCGCTGTAATTCAACAGCCATTCAACGTTGATGCCGTTTTTCAACACCCAGTAGGCGACGCCGTAGGCTTTGAGATGATCTGTCTGGCGCAGATCCATGGGAATGAGCAGTTTTTGGCCGAAGACAACGCTGCTGAGCAGCAGCCAGCCGGCCAACCACCGTAATCTCAAAATAGACTCCTTTGGTTTAATTGCTTATCCAACAGGCGAACGCGCCGCCGCGCTTCTTCAATATAAATACTCTGAGGATATTTTTCCAATAAAGTTTCATATTTTTTTCGCGCCTCATCGGGATGGTGAAGCTCAGACTCATACAACCCGGCCAACGCCATCAACACGCGATCCGGAGTCCGACAACGATTGTCCTGCAACAACGCCTCACAGACCGGAACCGCAGCCTCTGCACGACCGGAAAGACGATAAGCTTCGATCAGGGTTAGCCGGGCCTCCGCCGCCGCACTACCCTCAACTGAAAGCAGACGCTCCACCGCGCGATCGTACTGCCGTTGCCCCAGGTACAGTCGGCCGGCGCCCAACTTTTGCAGGCCGATAGAGTCCGCGCGATTCTCCGTCAGCAGCCAATACAATTCTAACGCATCGTTTTCCACCCGGCTGGGCGCGGAGCCGGCTTTGAGCGCCAAAAGCTCCTTAAGCCGCTGCTCG from bacterium carries:
- a CDS encoding asparagine synthetase B; this encodes MRLRWLAGWLLLSSVVFGQKLLIPMDLRQTDHLKAYGVAYWVLKNGINVEWLLNYSGGAFMTDYSPALERELRVRGVSFVPVNSAEAAQIYSVIERENMDVMLLEKAPDIAIYAPPNKQAWDDAVLLALDYAEIPYETVWDEEVLNHSLERFDWLHLHHEDFTGQYGKFYANYRNAEWYQDEVRKNEAAAKKLGYGKVSLLKRAVAQAIKEYVAGGGFLFAMCSATDTYDIALAAGQVDIVDAVFDGDGVDPAAQAKLDFSQTFAFTDFHLEFNPLVYEFSDIDIPPSYAPVLRGAEADYFTLFEFSAKYDPVPTMLTQNHVSAVKGFMGQTTGYHRARIKKSVVVLGEAVGTDQVKYLHGNWGRGTFTFYGGHDPEDYQHFVNDPPTQLALHKNSPGYRLILNNILFPAAKKKEQKT
- the dnaJ gene encoding molecular chaperone DnaJ produces the protein MEEKDYYEILGVRRSAEPEEIKKAYRKLAMQYHPDKNPGDKTAEEKFKEIGEAYAILSDPQKRRQYDQFGRSGMRGNGGYGGGFSGFDPFDIFREVFGGGGFGDLFNMGGGGRRTVQRGSDLQIRLKLTLEEIASGVSKKLKIKKMVRCERCDGSGAKPGTTPATCPQCQGRGEVAYRQGFFTVSRTCDRCQGEGKINSQPCSECRGDGRVRGETTMEVEIPAGVAEGQFITLRNAGNAGPRKGPPGDALIIIEEEPHAHFDRHGNDLVCHLVLSFSQAALGDEVEVPTITGKAKIQIAPGTQSGKILRMRGKGLPLLHGNGKGDQLIRVQVFTPTKLTEKEKQLFKELAQQENTKPNKADRSFFEKMKEAIL
- the coaD gene encoding pantetheine-phosphate adenylyltransferase, producing MNSERTAIYPGSFDPITYGHIDIIKRAVTLFDRVIVAVARNMNKSPMFTEAERRELILEAVRDIPRVEVDSFSGLLVNYAQSVSAQAVIR
- the rsmD gene encoding 16S rRNA (guanine(966)-N(2))-methyltransferase RsmD; this translates as MRIIAGQYKGRKLVTAKGEWLRPTSDRNREFIFSYLGALVREAAVLDLFAGTGGLGIEALSRGARSAVFVDHSLQAVELIRKNLVWVAQPTEVFRMEARSFLQKTATPVDLLFADPPYRFNAFDEIMRLIFIRRLLTEQGLLIYESGSRNPLPAVPGFYEKKQKGLGDTRVLFYGICYEQ
- a CDS encoding YjbQ family protein: MMKSVRIALSTRDRVQLIDITRRVEEVVTESGIEEGVCVIFVPHTTAGVTINENADPDVVADMIQAVNKAVPFQDNYRHEEGNSAAHIKSSLFGPTVTLLVAAGALVLGTWQGIYFAEFDGPRSRSFFVKVIAG
- a CDS encoding class I SAM-dependent methyltransferase — encoded protein: MSAILPRKKKIDRAVRLTAPYSALAPIYDYVMGHVDYDHWARYLLSLFKQHGDRVEHVLDVSCGTGSLCRHLADAGLTVYGCDAAWPMLRVARKKVGAQRFWCGDLRSLGANWAPQAVLSTYDSMNYLMTQADWLAALRSIHQLLPLGGIFIFDISTLYNSTTVFQRYTQKDTTPGGNYLRTSYFQPRGSIQVNEFKIRLAETPKVLFKEVHRQKILPLDTVRGYIAETPFQLQACYSDFTFLPANEKAERVHFVVKKVVAPAPHSHGSAAGVRRG
- a CDS encoding pilus assembly protein PilM; the encoded protein is MEKASTQIGMIFHPDRIHYVVVTFNPAPLLSAAGAIPLNGRFDYSACLDEEQVLRQSAAISSMLEERGIAEGQAALAVDEGYLLLKRLRVDRGLSESDLRQHIEWEMEQFLAAPRDEYNVSYERVPVETETLDGYIVAAIRKVILQHLQAIFARTRLKLRQVDVDVLSAARGLAVVIDRLTEGLSIFMRPRDGKLYLSLMRNGALLSSQISTLRTELQPRTSNPARAEETAGFINDEILRLLDTLGDEVLLKNIDQVYLAETDFSREVLGSLQPLMRTSEFVLIDPLRNLHHTLSPVEQQLARGQAGSFLSMIGLFFS
- a CDS encoding helix-hairpin-helix domain-containing protein: MPGFTVMLSLSKKEEKFLLIFLPLFMLGCLLQLYRKTAAETVRTDWRAEQTTAYRALQAPLTTPAATVLEKQKQRLLSGKININQAMESEIARLPRIGPVLAQRIVAYRLEHGPFQSTGDLLKVKGIGKKTLTKIEAYLAIE
- a CDS encoding ATP-binding cassette domain-containing protein, producing the protein MPYAELHKVRVTYANGDGVEQATLSIAPGEFVFLVGPSGAGKTTVLKTLYLELRPSEGHVRVGSYHSLFSKARDIPYVRRSIGIVFQDFRLFTDRDVFDNLAFVLEVIGKNRKEIKRRVLRVLADVGLSHKARKRPQELSGGEQQRVALARAIVNEPRLLLADEPTGNLDPETAEHIMRLLQRINERGASVLMATHNYEMVKRYQGRVVFIRNGLISG
- the hrcA gene encoding heat-inducible transcription repressor HrcA, which produces MAFEQLTERERQVFLSIVQTFIESAEPVGSRYLSKYTDLNLSPATIRNVMMDLEDKGYLAQPHTSAGRVPTDSGYRLYVDGMMEGAHLTNAEKKQVYEQLALFTRDLDAIVEHASLVLSDISQQLGVVLAPRFQKGKIEKIELVPLADDKVLFVLSITAGLVKTVIVEINPDIPASVIGAVSQLLNERLYGLSVGEQFADFDERFRDLDEKIKSVLQTLKGKTEKLVTCEPSADIYMAGTRTMLKHPEYASREKVGAILNLIDRRDILMRVLSEHAQEGVSIVIGEENKEELMKHCSVITTTYHVQDTVGTIGIIGPTRMPYEKIIGLVKFMSETLGYLIGR
- a CDS encoding nucleotide exchange factor GrpE, encoding MEEKKTDQELESVEAPDDGVVKAPEPEEGLQERLRILQEENLQIKEQLLRLAAEFDNYRKRTERDLGVILLNANADLVLSMLPVVDDLERILSAGKTAASAEAMVEAVRLVYKNFMRILQDAGLAAMNAVDQPFDPEKHDALLHVPVEGKAPDLVVEEHKKGYTFRDRVLRHAQVIVSK